The following coding sequences are from one Verrucosispora sp. WMMD573 window:
- a CDS encoding RNaseH domain-containing protein gives MTDTETSENTAKPPRRTTGDHLRLLAFDIEPGTRWDVECDVAAMPATWFTELDKQWRTRPFGRPGNSLPTSSLKELLCGIDPAIMYVNWDLRSDDFIVAFPGIDTYVVTDAIASWATTEITDQVDWYQMLKPADLVFDRRSFNLLEYTVRANGTAAVAPHVYQMLPSFLAKEVVDKKLDLLGKARRDFILGPPRSDGRRSAVLWPPQRTDDDRAGAGLVTAKIDFHVETAPNFSVPRIHADVSISRFPLMPVAYVPSRGKGPTSATIWLHGPQGFLGRDDEPHTLLSAPARQMRIPGGGWQWQWSPGLARALAKLTQLSFPDPHKTLADPAAAADLLDERAIRAYVLYSEGTKSQTADADAAPSVDADGKETRRAKTLVHAANTGLVPGDHVDVHDRLRDLLATRGIRPLPDLERVGSRATRKIKSAFDPNTMYTIELWTQSDITREAVLATLEHHFGLARESDPADNSVVRFHGDLNITVRLRNGAEVGVGVQPDPDKKKTDDAMLQLHTNRLAREVLGGSTDRLGAIVELQDAAFFKRGRLIDPKPGLKKAFARTNRRLQCLRPAQLFTEPKTWPENAKRKKPEPYPGTRFGAGTILRVASAINDCLRQLGRFGSYQMPVGLPDIEQVGIWLHHDGPTCIPIVIRQQPDGTATAYLTGADGSPSHPVPYADLPALLADGKGRIGPSRQQKQILAGFLVNVLGIGGTADSATRYRIVMVRAAGFRNWGWDWMQDKHLRPDQVILPGVGIEDDADLPESIGPDKTPGLRIVRVRDRSSTMEVPRGFAHDLDKHHPRVSGLFRASDRVYYSVNPKSDQMQTPHGRTKLDPDIHTNFSVQASNPVPLEICVAHQQPDDDPAALATLVSLLRRAHAHTDQATKYPGVLHLCSLADEYL, from the coding sequence GTGACCGACACCGAGACCAGCGAGAACACGGCCAAACCACCCCGCAGGACCACCGGCGACCACCTGCGCCTGCTCGCGTTCGACATCGAGCCAGGCACCCGCTGGGACGTCGAGTGCGACGTCGCGGCGATGCCCGCCACATGGTTCACCGAACTCGACAAGCAATGGCGCACCCGGCCGTTCGGCCGCCCCGGGAACTCGCTGCCCACCAGCAGCCTCAAAGAGCTCCTCTGCGGCATCGACCCGGCGATCATGTACGTCAACTGGGACCTGAGGTCGGACGACTTCATCGTCGCGTTCCCCGGCATCGACACGTACGTGGTCACCGACGCGATCGCCAGCTGGGCCACCACCGAGATCACCGACCAGGTCGACTGGTACCAGATGCTCAAACCAGCCGACCTCGTCTTCGACCGCCGCTCCTTCAATCTCCTCGAATACACCGTCCGCGCCAACGGCACCGCCGCGGTGGCCCCGCACGTCTACCAGATGCTGCCCTCGTTCCTCGCCAAAGAGGTCGTCGACAAGAAACTCGACCTGCTCGGCAAGGCCCGGCGCGACTTCATCCTCGGGCCACCCAGAAGCGACGGCCGGCGCAGCGCCGTCCTCTGGCCGCCCCAGCGGACCGACGACGACCGAGCCGGCGCCGGACTCGTCACCGCCAAGATCGACTTTCACGTGGAGACGGCACCCAACTTCTCCGTACCGCGCATCCACGCCGACGTCAGCATCAGCCGCTTCCCCCTCATGCCTGTGGCCTACGTGCCGTCCCGAGGCAAAGGCCCCACCTCAGCCACCATCTGGCTCCACGGACCCCAGGGCTTCCTCGGCCGCGACGACGAACCCCACACCCTGCTGTCCGCGCCGGCACGCCAGATGCGGATCCCCGGCGGCGGCTGGCAGTGGCAGTGGAGCCCCGGCCTGGCCCGCGCCCTCGCGAAGCTCACCCAGCTGTCGTTCCCCGACCCGCACAAGACCCTCGCCGATCCGGCGGCAGCCGCCGACTTGCTCGACGAACGGGCGATCCGCGCCTACGTGCTGTACAGCGAAGGCACCAAGAGTCAAACGGCGGACGCCGACGCGGCACCCAGCGTGGACGCCGACGGCAAGGAAACCAGACGAGCCAAGACACTTGTTCACGCCGCCAACACCGGCCTCGTGCCAGGAGACCACGTCGACGTCCACGACAGGCTGCGTGACCTCCTCGCCACCCGCGGGATCCGGCCGCTGCCCGACCTCGAGCGTGTCGGCTCACGCGCCACCCGCAAGATCAAATCCGCGTTCGACCCGAACACCATGTACACCATCGAACTGTGGACGCAGAGCGACATCACTCGCGAGGCCGTACTTGCGACCCTGGAGCATCACTTCGGCCTCGCACGCGAGTCTGACCCGGCCGACAACAGCGTGGTCCGCTTTCACGGCGACCTCAACATCACCGTCCGCCTGCGCAACGGTGCCGAGGTCGGCGTCGGCGTCCAACCCGACCCGGACAAGAAGAAGACCGACGACGCCATGCTCCAGCTGCACACCAACCGGCTTGCAAGGGAGGTCCTCGGCGGGAGCACCGACCGCCTGGGGGCCATCGTCGAACTGCAGGACGCTGCCTTCTTCAAACGAGGCAGGCTCATCGACCCGAAACCCGGCCTGAAGAAGGCCTTCGCCCGCACCAACCGGCGCCTGCAGTGCCTGCGACCAGCCCAGCTGTTCACCGAGCCGAAGACCTGGCCCGAGAACGCCAAACGGAAGAAGCCCGAGCCCTACCCCGGCACCCGGTTCGGGGCCGGCACCATCCTGCGGGTGGCGTCCGCCATCAACGACTGTCTTCGCCAGCTCGGCCGTTTCGGTTCCTACCAGATGCCCGTCGGACTGCCCGACATCGAGCAGGTCGGGATCTGGCTACACCATGACGGTCCCACCTGCATCCCGATCGTCATCCGCCAACAACCAGACGGCACCGCAACCGCCTACCTCACCGGCGCAGACGGCAGCCCCTCTCACCCGGTCCCCTACGCCGACCTACCCGCCCTCCTCGCCGACGGCAAAGGACGGATCGGCCCCAGCCGACAACAAAAGCAGATCCTCGCCGGCTTCCTCGTCAACGTCTTGGGCATCGGCGGCACCGCCGACTCGGCAACCCGCTACCGCATCGTCATGGTCAGAGCTGCCGGATTCCGGAACTGGGGCTGGGACTGGATGCAGGACAAGCACCTTCGTCCCGACCAGGTCATCCTGCCCGGCGTCGGCATCGAAGACGACGCCGACCTCCCCGAAAGCATCGGACCGGACAAGACACCGGGCCTGCGCATCGTCCGCGTCCGAGACCGTTCCAGCACCATGGAAGTCCCCCGCGGCTTCGCCCACGACCTCGACAAGCACCACCCCAGGGTCAGCGGGCTGTTCCGCGCCAGCGATCGCGTCTACTACTCCGTCAACCCCAAGTCCGATCAGATGCAAACCCCGCACGGCCGCACCAAGCTCGACCCCGACATCCACACCAACTTCTCCGTGCAGGCGTCGAACCCAGTGCCCCTGGAGATCTGCGTCGCCCACCAACAGCCCGACGACGATCCGGCAGCACTCGCCACCCTGGTATCGCTGCTACGCCGAGCCCACGCACACACCGACCAAGCCACCAAGTACCCGGGCGTCCTACACCTCTGCTCGCTGGCCGACGAGTATCTTTGA
- a CDS encoding ImmA/IrrE family metallo-endopeptidase, whose amino-acid sequence MTTARGRAEAPALAVAAFQPHALTLARRWRRLRKRELAQQIGVTATAVSQYELGQARPSPATLARLALALAVPVQFFATGIPAPATAGHPHFRSLRTTTQAERDQALAFGEIAWRVVEVIEQHLELPTLRLPSLELPEDTCSRDLETAALAARHAFGLGDGPVPHMVRLIEAAGVVVLTLPDVSERVDAFSHWYGSRPFVFISPSKNDKARSRMDAAHELAHLLLHHDAEPGSQILEREATAFGSQFLAPSSLLRDELPARLDFDQLQHVKRRWGLSLKALVYRGHAMGIYKDYTYRRAMNMLTEWGYPEPGDLGPREQPSLLGKAAGLLADHHHSFGSVAQQAGMSADLLRVVLSAGSEVTPRVTVDT is encoded by the coding sequence GTGACGACCGCCCGCGGGCGGGCCGAAGCACCAGCGCTGGCAGTAGCAGCGTTCCAGCCGCACGCTCTGACACTTGCTCGACGGTGGCGACGCCTCCGCAAAAGGGAGCTGGCCCAGCAGATCGGTGTAACCGCCACCGCGGTGAGTCAGTACGAGCTGGGACAGGCACGGCCGTCGCCCGCGACGCTGGCCCGCCTCGCGCTCGCGCTCGCCGTGCCGGTCCAGTTCTTCGCCACAGGCATCCCCGCTCCCGCCACGGCAGGGCACCCGCACTTCCGCAGCCTACGCACGACCACACAAGCCGAACGGGACCAAGCCCTCGCCTTCGGCGAAATCGCATGGCGCGTCGTCGAAGTCATCGAACAGCACCTGGAGCTGCCGACACTGCGCCTGCCGTCGCTCGAATTGCCGGAGGACACCTGCAGTCGCGACCTCGAGACGGCAGCGCTTGCCGCACGCCATGCGTTCGGCCTGGGTGACGGGCCCGTACCCCACATGGTCCGCCTAATCGAGGCCGCAGGCGTCGTCGTGCTCACCCTGCCGGACGTCTCCGAGCGGGTAGATGCTTTCTCCCACTGGTACGGGTCCAGGCCTTTCGTGTTCATCAGCCCCAGTAAGAACGATAAGGCACGCTCTCGGATGGACGCGGCCCATGAACTGGCTCACCTGCTGCTGCACCACGACGCCGAACCCGGCAGCCAAATTCTCGAGCGGGAGGCCACGGCCTTCGGCTCGCAATTCCTCGCACCGAGCAGCCTGCTCCGCGACGAGCTGCCCGCCCGGCTCGACTTCGATCAGCTGCAGCATGTCAAGCGCCGATGGGGCCTGTCGCTCAAAGCACTTGTCTACCGGGGCCACGCCATGGGCATCTACAAGGACTACACATACCGGCGAGCCATGAACATGCTCACCGAGTGGGGCTACCCGGAGCCGGGGGATCTAGGCCCCCGCGAACAGCCCTCCTTGCTCGGCAAAGCAGCAGGGCTTCTCGCCGACCACCACCACAGCTTCGGATCCGTCGCACAGCAGGCCGGCATGTCGGCCGATCTGCTCCGCGTCGTTCTGTCTGCAGGCTCAGAGGTTACTCCACGCGTCACGGTCGATACTTAG
- a CDS encoding DNA cytosine methyltransferase produces MAFPTGRYAAVSMFSGCGGMDLGAEQTKRVGVVWANDIEPWAVETYRRNIGRHIVAQDIAELEVPDVPCDILLAGPPCQDYSTLWNHDGLKTARGNLFRHVARFLDALRPAAFVLENVPGLLSANHGAAWTLVRHALRSPSSFVSGPREVRGVRYDLSAQIVDMADLGVPQNRERLIVVGVRRDLMVRPPMIPEPFAGRHRTVADALDRDPIPDDAPNHERGLDGPEVVKRLELIPPGANYGVIPADHPSSVKGLISHVYRRLDPNKPAYTMIAGGGGGTHGYHHVEPRRLSNREKARLQGFPDDFVFEYGTVRNRASAYARVRRQIGNAVPPPAAKEIVGALTQVLLAAGVPPRKAAELTAARRHAGTTAKTERRAERKAAG; encoded by the coding sequence ATGGCGTTCCCGACAGGCCGCTACGCGGCAGTTTCGATGTTTTCTGGCTGCGGCGGGATGGACTTGGGGGCAGAGCAGACCAAGCGGGTCGGCGTCGTCTGGGCCAACGACATCGAGCCCTGGGCTGTCGAGACGTACCGGCGCAACATCGGGCGGCACATCGTCGCCCAGGACATCGCCGAGCTCGAGGTTCCGGACGTGCCGTGCGACATCCTGCTCGCGGGCCCGCCGTGCCAGGACTATTCGACGCTGTGGAACCACGACGGGCTGAAGACCGCACGGGGCAACCTGTTCCGGCACGTCGCGCGCTTCCTGGATGCACTGCGACCGGCGGCCTTCGTGCTGGAGAACGTCCCGGGTCTCCTGTCTGCCAACCACGGGGCGGCGTGGACTCTCGTCCGCCACGCGCTGCGGTCGCCGTCCAGCTTCGTCAGCGGCCCGCGGGAGGTCCGCGGAGTTCGCTACGACCTGTCGGCTCAGATCGTCGACATGGCCGATCTCGGCGTGCCGCAGAACCGCGAGCGCCTGATCGTCGTCGGCGTGCGCCGTGACCTGATGGTGCGGCCACCGATGATCCCGGAACCTTTCGCAGGGCGCCACCGCACTGTCGCGGACGCGCTGGACCGAGACCCGATCCCCGACGATGCCCCAAACCACGAGCGGGGCTTGGACGGGCCTGAGGTCGTCAAGCGGCTTGAGCTCATCCCGCCGGGGGCCAACTATGGGGTCATCCCTGCGGACCACCCGTCGTCGGTTAAGGGACTGATCAGCCACGTGTACCGGAGGCTGGATCCGAACAAACCGGCCTACACGATGATCGCCGGCGGCGGTGGCGGCACGCACGGCTACCACCACGTCGAGCCCCGGCGACTGAGCAACCGGGAGAAGGCCAGGCTGCAGGGTTTCCCTGACGACTTCGTATTCGAGTACGGGACAGTGCGCAACCGGGCTTCGGCGTACGCTCGCGTGCGCCGGCAGATCGGCAATGCGGTCCCCCCGCCCGCCGCGAAAGAGATTGTTGGTGCCCTGACGCAGGTGCTGCTCGCCGCTGGCGTGCCGCCGCGGAAGGCAGCAGAGCTAACCGCCGCACGCCGGCACGCCGGCACGACCGCGAAGACTGAGCGCCGAGCCGAGAGGAAGGCAGCCGGCTAG
- a CDS encoding ATP-binding protein, which translates to MTAPEDLLDELPAVAALRSLSIFSADQAGAYREHFQSLSDALGEDVPTRLASHVTAWAGRGEPGAIVLTGNAGTGKTAVAESYCQRVGGELPASDEPCEVAPGRWVVKDLSGLSDDEARRSALQAVLDGVAAGSGQYLVCANEGVLRDALDVLDHSDFAGALEEALRSGAAQVGGLVVVNVNRQRPTALGLWDALLDFLTREELWTGCTGCPFKLGGCPMRSNAEALRNPDVRRQLRTLVRLGAGEAVPTIREVLSVLSWAVVGEHGCRKVKAATRDLDRSAFTATSGYFTRVVGGGLQPDAIERSPLMAGMRTALLGHVSDLEIDGWLRDTTGAPDEVRLLAGDPAVAEDGADGSLALAGSQSPLDRVRTKQGTMTFQHLGEIVSTSEDPTKVDDGLDALVAGDGDSNAPAQVLWRQRLYFEASAALGGPDVASRRLLGYRYVADLVELAEKAAGGEDVVIEVAGLVRGLNFLVTGFSSPTEGLVVPDPACLFARDPGSFRPARPSLVYGLVPLDRLAVRVPDRGLVEQLLDVDHVDVELAVDGRAELSLRIRPRMYEAIREAADFQGPVGQGVAEMNDLRGFYSRLASAEAAGDGIRVADPDSNPPALVKVNLPHFATSRRV; encoded by the coding sequence GTGACTGCTCCCGAAGACCTGTTGGACGAACTGCCCGCCGTCGCCGCCCTGAGGTCGCTGTCCATCTTCAGCGCTGACCAGGCCGGCGCCTATCGCGAACACTTCCAGTCTCTCAGCGACGCACTCGGCGAGGACGTGCCCACCAGGCTGGCGAGCCACGTCACGGCGTGGGCTGGCAGAGGTGAGCCTGGGGCCATCGTGCTCACGGGCAACGCCGGGACGGGAAAGACCGCAGTGGCCGAGTCCTACTGTCAAAGGGTCGGCGGAGAGCTGCCGGCCAGCGACGAGCCCTGCGAGGTCGCCCCCGGCAGATGGGTAGTTAAAGACCTCTCGGGCCTCTCGGACGACGAGGCGCGCCGGTCCGCGCTCCAGGCGGTTCTCGACGGCGTGGCCGCAGGGTCCGGGCAGTACCTGGTCTGCGCCAACGAGGGCGTGCTCCGGGACGCACTCGACGTCCTCGACCACAGCGACTTCGCCGGTGCACTGGAGGAGGCGCTGCGCAGCGGAGCCGCCCAGGTCGGCGGGCTGGTGGTCGTGAACGTCAACCGACAGCGGCCCACGGCGCTCGGCCTATGGGACGCCCTGCTGGACTTTCTGACCAGGGAAGAGCTGTGGACCGGCTGCACGGGGTGCCCCTTCAAGCTGGGCGGCTGTCCGATGCGCAGCAACGCCGAGGCGCTCAGGAACCCCGATGTGCGCCGCCAGCTGCGGACCCTCGTGCGGCTAGGCGCGGGCGAAGCGGTCCCGACGATCCGCGAAGTCCTTTCGGTCCTGTCATGGGCGGTCGTCGGCGAACACGGGTGCCGGAAGGTCAAGGCAGCCACGCGCGACCTCGACAGATCTGCGTTCACTGCCACCAGCGGCTACTTCACCAGGGTCGTAGGCGGCGGGCTGCAGCCCGACGCCATCGAGCGGTCGCCGCTCATGGCGGGGATGCGAACCGCCCTGCTGGGCCACGTCAGCGACCTTGAGATCGACGGCTGGCTCAGGGACACGACAGGTGCGCCTGACGAGGTGCGGCTACTCGCGGGCGACCCTGCGGTCGCCGAAGACGGCGCAGACGGGAGCCTGGCGCTTGCCGGAAGCCAGTCTCCGCTGGACCGGGTCCGCACCAAGCAGGGCACGATGACGTTCCAGCACCTGGGCGAGATTGTGAGCACCAGCGAAGACCCGACGAAGGTCGACGACGGGCTGGATGCCCTGGTCGCGGGCGACGGCGACAGCAACGCCCCCGCCCAGGTCCTGTGGCGTCAGCGCCTGTACTTCGAGGCCAGCGCGGCACTCGGCGGCCCGGACGTCGCATCGCGGCGACTGCTGGGCTACCGGTACGTTGCCGACCTCGTGGAGTTGGCGGAGAAGGCCGCCGGCGGCGAGGACGTGGTCATCGAGGTCGCCGGCCTGGTGAGGGGCCTGAACTTCCTCGTCACCGGCTTCTCCAGCCCGACCGAGGGACTGGTCGTGCCGGACCCGGCCTGCTTGTTCGCCCGAGACCCGGGGTCCTTCCGGCCCGCCAGACCATCCCTGGTGTACGGGCTCGTGCCGCTGGACCGGCTCGCCGTGCGTGTGCCCGACCGCGGCCTCGTGGAACAGCTGCTCGACGTGGACCACGTGGACGTGGAACTGGCCGTGGACGGCCGCGCCGAACTGTCGCTGCGCATCCGCCCGCGGATGTATGAGGCCATCCGGGAGGCTGCGGACTTCCAGGGGCCGGTCGGCCAGGGCGTAGCCGAGATGAACGACCTGCGCGGCTTCTACAGCCGGCTCGCATCGGCCGAGGCTGCTGGCGACGGCATCCGGGTGGCAGACCCCGACTCGAACCCGCCGGCTCTCGTCAAGGTCAACCTGCCGCACTTCGCGACTTCTCGGAGGGTGTAG